The genomic DNA AAGAACATGCCGACTATAAAACTGACACAGAGGTGAGTTTCACAgtaaaagtaatgatttttaatatttaatacattttaaatttggtGAATAGAAAACGATCAATAAAATGCAAGAAATCCAGCAAATATTCTATCCGAATGCCATAAATCCCTTGCCGCATATACAACGGAACGACGAGAGCCGCTCAACGGTTTGTAAAAAGAGCTAGCTACAAACCGAAGCCTTAATTTACTTTATATCAAATATACTTTTAACTCCTAATTTCAGCAACCTGTCAGCATTACTGTGCAGCCGAGACCGCAGAGCCGCGCTGTCTTAAAGCGCAGTTCTTCGTCATCTTCGTCGGAAGCCGATATGGAAAATGAAGAGCGCGTATTACTGCGCGGTTGGAGACCAGCgagaaatattgtaaatatatattttttttattttactaatttactatatgtatatataaatatgtgtgaaaCCATTTACGGAGACGGCGAATGAAGCTAGAGAGCTCTGAAACAAAACAtatgtttgagattttttttttatacagaataaatgtttataaacatTGTGTTCAGATATTAATGTAACAAAAATTGGTATTGCGTTGAAGATCGGTTCAAAGAACTTTTcgattatcatttttatttttatactctcgcaacctgttgctacagagtataatagttttgttcacctaacggttgtttgtatcacctaaaactaatcgagttagatatagggttatatattatataaatgatcagtatgaagagacgagttagaatccgggtgactgtctgtccgtccgtccgtccctgcaagctctaacttgagtaaaaaacgagatatctttatgaaacttggtccacatatttcttggtaccgtgagatggttggtattgcagatgggcgtaatcggacaactgccacgcccacacaacgccattaatcaaaaacaaataaattgccataactaagctccgcaataagaaaCATGACTgctatttggtacaaaggatcacattagcgaggggcatctgcagttaaattttttatttaaagtgggagtggttccgcccctaacaagtttaatgtgcatatctcctaaaccgctaaagctatattaaccaaattcactggaagcaaatgcttttagcccctctattgacggtgtgaaaatgggtgacaaacccccccactccccatataacggtactgttaaaaaatactaaaagcgcaataaaccaagcacgaaacacgccagagacattaaattttatccctgggatggtatgagatgactttataggaaccgcgttcaaaattagtcagtgggcgtggcaccgcccacttttaggtgaatacccatatcttgggtttttcttaaccgatttcaaccaaattacaTAACCTTCTTTtcacatttctatgttatagtgcgaaaatgggcgaaatcggactacaaccacgcctatttcccattaacaccattttaaatttcatctgattctttcacttttcactatgcaaaccaagcaacaatgattgtatcggggtaaaactttgcgcgacTAATGCGttcaaagtatgccaccttgtgaccaaaaattgtctaaatcgaactaaaactgttcaagcccctaagtactaaatatgtggaccccagtgccaatagttgaccttctacctaaaatatcagtcaattcgcaaagaaatctcaaacgaatataccatttgactttgcgagagtataaaatggttggttacatccgaacttagcccttccttacgtgTGTTCAACtcgtttaattatatatttctgaCGTGCAGAATTGTCTTACACACATTTCAATATATTCGaaggaaaatattaattgttGAAAAATGACGACAAGGACAGTAGTAGCTTTCCAATGCATGTTCGGAATATTGGCACAATGCAATACTAATCAAGTTATTCCATCTCTTATCAAACTgcatgaatatacatatttataaaccccacataatatatatatttatttctgtagtaaatattttaaaataatattgttactTTATCGATCTTACAATTGTCTTTTTAATCTATTTGTATTAacattcttcatttttttttacagaaaagtTTACCGACACGATCTGAAAGTGGTAGAGGTTCAACGGTATGTAGTCAGAACGCAGCAACGTTGCATTTCCTAAAACACTACTTGACAAAATctcatgcatatatacatatttttgattcGAAACTGTAAAGCTATGAAAAAACTATTtcgttttatgtttttaactATTTCGCAGGatattccaccaacatcagaaAGCGGTGGTGAACCTACCATACAAAAGCGTTCTCGGCGTTAGATTAAgaaagttatttatattattaacttatattatctCTAAAACAGGTAATGAAAAGTAgaattttactgtttttattttattattcaaattttttttctttcctttcTTCTTCCCTAAGCAATTCCTATATATTCGTATTGTAATCagttaataagaaaatatttttatgtcattattttcaagcgaaaaaaaaaatactttgaaaagtttaatataCACTTAAGTACTCAAGAATAAGTGTacatttaaaagatattaaatattaattacatgtaATTAGGCTTTAAGATCCGAAGTGATAGCTGTAAATGAAGTGTGTTTTCAAATAAGTGGCAACTTAATGATtacatttctttttgttttttacttaccatacataaagttcaatattttatcAGCCCAacgatttcttttatttcttaaaaaaaatttgcttttctgttttcaaaaaaagtccaaataataaattaaaaaaattccaagtaaaaaatttcaatacattTCATTATTCACCACACAAACTTTCacattgcatatgtatgtaaatatctttagcattatttcaatattacCACTCAATCGATGATGCCCAGTACGCGCGCCTTGCTCAAAAAGTCCGTCCGCTGTACATAACAACCGGTCATGGTGCGTTGACCCGTGTACGCGTGTCGACCGTGAAACACACGCCAGTTATCGAAAATCAACACAGTACCAGGATGTAATTTGAAACTCCACTGATTTTCGATGCGTTgcacaatttccaaaaaatcgCGGAAACTATCGTAGAAATCTTGCATTTGCTCTTGTGGTATGCTATCGAATTGTGCGCGATCGTATACATTTAAACGTAGCTGCACTATTTCACCACTCACCGGATCCACGCGTATAATCGGTGCGGAATGTTTATGATATTGTCCATCCTCAATATACTCCGCCGGCACGGCTACACGCGTGAGTATCTCAAAGGCGCGCGGATTGCGATGCTTCAATTCGCGCGCTACATGCAAACCATCCGCGAAGAAATTCTCACCACCTGTGCCGTTAGCATGTTGTATGCAATGCAACGATTGCAGGCCCGCAGCATCGCAGAAATACGTGTTGTCCGTATGTAGACCGAGATATTGTTTGGTGTAGGCGGTATCAGCGTGATCCTGTGCATCGGAGAATGTGTACATTTCGCCGAAAAATGTTTTCATCGGCGGAAAGATGCGACGCACCGCCATTTCGGTCATTGTGGTGTTCGGCGGTACGCCATCAATGAAAGCGATACCGTAACGTATCAGACTTTGCACGATTTTGCGCACTGCCGTTTCAGAGCTCACCAGTTCGGCGAGTGTGGTACGCAAGTGCTCTTCGTGCGCGACAATAAACGGCTGATTCCAGGCTACGCGTACAGTGGAGTCGGCGCCGCGCGCCACGATATGTTCAACTTGCGCGTCATGCAGGAAATCGATAACATAAACGGATGTATGGCCATCACTCCCTATGGTAAATGCAattcatatacaaacatacgagtacataataTTGCACCTAacctcaaattattatttttaacttacAGTGCACTTTATATTGCAGTCCATCCTTGATGTATTCAGCCTTAGTCGGTTTCACGGTATTCAGTATGTCCAGCAGATTGTATTTGCGTTGCTTTGTCTCCGTGTTGTAGCAATCACTGCACCGACAGTGATCGCGTAGCCAAAATGTATTGATTTTCAGCGTTTTGCCACTGCGACTGTGTTTAATTTGTATCATTTTTTGCAGTTGAAAATTTAGACTTTTGCGTTGCGTTAGTAAACTGAGACTAAACACTAGACTTTGGCTTCACAACATTTTGCTGTTCAAAAATAagtactcacatacatatgtatatacatatgtacatacatctccatatgtatgtgcaactcTCGTGTGCGCAGATAATTTGTTGATAAGCCGCAAATCTTTGTCCAATCATCATTATAAGCCGCTGATAATTCCAAACGTTCAATACACACTTGTAAGTACACATTTCTATTTTctaagtaattataaatatttatttattttagttcatatacatacatagatttaTTACATTCTTCCTCTCCTTCTTATGTTATCTCGTCAGTTGCCTATCTCCTACACAAAGTTGGTCCACTTATTCAGATTAATTATATGTTCTTCCGTATACTTATGTTGCTCACCCAGTCTTACATTTAATCTAAACTTTGAAAAGAGCAATAACCTGTTTGCATTTTTCCAATTTCGCCCAGTTTCAGCTGCTTATAGTTTTATAATTGTTATACTGAGAAAGTAAAGCTAAGATAGATCTCTGGActaagcgttggcatgcttgtattagTCAAGGAgattattttgaaggcgataataaagatttggaTCAAAATACGTGAACATTTAGGTTTTTTTTGTCAGACCGGGTCAATTTATCAGATAGAGACTGCTCTAGTTAAGATAACCGACGGTCTGGGGAACGTTATATCGACCAACACCTCTACTTGACTTATTAATAGCTATAATTCtgcctatatacaagtatactttaTAAACCGTATAGTAGCTACTAACaagcaaaaaaatcatttcatgtttacaaaaacaaaactaagcaGAGTTATATGATCTTAAAGTTGCTCGCAGACTTGTCTTTATTGCTATTTCGACATAAAACATACTTTCCCAAATTAGCAAGTACTCTTAACGAAGTCGCACTAGTTTTAATGAGGATCCAATCTAACACGATATTGTGATTGTCACGATTTtaaaatagattttattattGCGTAACCGCTGAAAGCTACAGGAAAGGCAGGTATTGGTGATGACTCCGCTTCATAGAAAGTATCGCTGCTGGCTTCACcacttcataaatatttttttatcatcatTCTAGCTAGCAAACTCATAAGTGGGAACTCTAACTGTTGTTTCAATTTTGTTGTCTTATTTTCTAGTGTATTGAAtaggaaatacatttttttttgtttttatgcccAAATTGTTACTTTATGATCGCAATTGTTTAGATTCCACCTTAACATCAATAAGAATctacgaaaataattttgatagaTCTTATTTCAgtaagaaaaacaaatattcaGCAACATTAGAACTGAGTCTTACCTCGACATAAGCTATTTAGTGTTGTAAATGgagaaatatatgtacgtacgtatGTAAATACTTACCTCAATAAgtaactataatatataaatcacTTCGTTTAATTAACACACCGATATTAGTCACCAGTGCATGCATCATGCTCACATCATTGCGCTCTCATAGATGCGATTAAATTGTGGGAAACAGTCATTCATATtagatatatatgcatacatatatataaatataatattaatttatatttagatacgaatgtatatacatatgtatataatttagttgtttgatttgtaaataaatttgagtGCAATAGATagtactataatatatttaaaaaaaaatagtaaaatttatgaagaGCTGTGCAAttggataataaaataaataatacagaCTCTGACAGACATTTAAGAGCACACATAGAGTTAGACGGCTCAATAAATCGTTcatctttttattttaaaaattgtttgtaaaacTGTTGAAAAATTCGTTCccaaaattattatgaaaactATGGACTatggaattttaaaatattgacattatatattttttgatagcaTTTTTGTAGGTTCAAATAGCAGTTATTTGCAAAACGCTGAGACTGATTTTGACTTGCAATGTGGAGTGCTTATAGCTTCGCTATTGTTTTCCaagtatttcttcaaaaatagtatatacttaTAGTTTAAAGCttcaataaattatattcattttttatattgtacaataaaagTCTCATGAAAATTATAGAGAAAACATTGTTCTCACTCTATTTTAAACCTCAACCGTACTTATCCTCTAAATTGTCACGCCTCCGTAGAATTGTCTACTTGTCAGAAATACGCCCTACGATTGATGCGGCCGAGTAATTAGAAATATATCTTTTCAATTTCTTAGCCGAAATTCGAATTTAGAATGAactcatatataataactaCATATACGAACTATACTATCTCCCCATTCAGTTCACACCTTTCAAAGTGTAAACAgctttatgttttattaagttttttttttttgttttattttatattacattattttattttatttgtatatttattttagctttgttttaatatattttattaaattgtttataattcgaatttattttattatttttatttattttaatatattttattttttttttatattatactattttctttatattatataatttttgttttttttttattgttgtaaaaaaGACTTTTAAACTAATTAATTCAAGACCAGTTTCCAATTAGTTCCAAAACGTGATGCAAATTATGTTGATAAATTAAAactaccatataaatatatgtgtttgtatgtatacataacatacatacagacaaatgTATGTTCCACTATAGTACACTTTTGGGTCACATGTGACCATGTAAACGTGCCTAGACGCAACTTTCAAATGCGGTTTGCATTAGCCATAGATCGGGCAAGCGTGTAATAGATGCCTAGTAATTCTCTTACATTGCAGTTGTTTattgaaattgttgttgttctttttatgAATGTTCACCCTTTTGCTTCTTTAGTGCACTTGTTCGCTGTTTTGTAATTTAGAACGCTTGGCGATGTGTACTAGTTGCATTGGCACACACGTGTCTCGCACTATCGCTGTGTAAATGCAAGTCAGatagatatttacaaaataattgcGCCTACTTGCCGCTGACACTGACAGTGAAATGCTcgcacatacttatatgtatatacttacatatgtacataccgaACTCATGAACGAGTGCATAGTGCAGCAGCAGCACAACTTAGCGCAGCAATGTCACAATGTCGCCCGCAGCAGCGGGATTTACAAGTGCCGTCAAGGTGTGCGCCTACAGCATATTTATATCTGCATCAATACGAGCGCGCATAGCCTGCAAGAAATGctgctaaaactaaaaaaaaatatatttttttttttgtaatacgaGTAAGCTTGGAGAGGCGTATCGAGCAAAGCACTGAGAGGCGTATCGAGCAGAGcacatttatcaaataaaaattggcaaaatgatttttttacgatttttttgaaaaactctCACTCATATATTTAACAGAGAGTGTAGTATAATCTCTCAAATGAAAAACTGAACTTTACAGTTACAAGTACCATTTCTCCGATTCGTGATCTTCACCTACCAATAGGGGGTAACGCCTACGTAACGCTAATCGAAACTGGTAAGTCATTGTATGGATAACTATGTACAGACCATGCAGAAAACAATTGATAGATATTTGATAGATCATTTTTTACCGAGTAATCACtgcaaaaaattcgaaaaacactctttcgagaaaaacgcgtttagaAGCCtgcaacttaaaaaatttttgaaatattcatttaaaaatttagtattttaaaaatataaacttaatgccataaaaaatatttttttcaaaatttcatactCATAAACTTAATtcgaaatattgcaaaaaataattttttttttcaaaatttcatagtCGCccctcaaaaatatataatttttataatacatttttttttatttagtttttttttttatgaaataaaaatggttatttttgatatttatttaattttaacgatatttttttttttaatgttagcCTATTTTTGCACAtaattttcctacagggtacaTCCACCATATAAATTTGTCATgccatttttcactttttcgtcGCAAACAGCAAAATAAACACTCAGTCAGCtgtcggcgacatttggtttgtTCCACACGctctttaatgttttttattaccTTCATTTTGCTTGtttccttaaatttttatttattttttaattaaaaacacatttatGTGCGACTGTGTGCTTGCGCATGCAAATTGTTTCacgatatttacatataatatttatgcattgCCAGTGCGCTTAGGCCCAGCAAGCAAGTGTTTTTGTTAGTTCCTTAAACATTTATTTCGGTGAAATGCAAACGAAAGAGAGAAAGCAATAAAACAAACGCggtacaataataaataataatgactACGTCGATGTAAAAACAATACATATGCCTCGGCAGCAATAgcagcagtaacaacaacaacagcaataagcgaccgccactgctgctgctgctgcgacaGGGAAGAATATTCGAACGCGTTGTAATAATAAGTTTAGTTTGCCGTTGGGGACAACAATAATAAGTTCGACAAAATGAGAAATCGCGTAACTTAATTTTAACTGCACCTCTGAATttcgttgttaattttttttttatgactggTAAAGTAGCTAACGAACTTGTAATTTAAGTAACTCAGTAAAATATAAACCAGTGtgcactaaaaacaaaaaaaaaaaaattatttaaagtgtgtgaaataattcaaatttatttaaaggctgtgcaaattaaaaattgtatgctgtgaaattattaaaaaattataataatagtgGTAAAATGCAAAGCAATAtcgaatttataaataaattaagtaatagtAGCTAAAAgacattaatattaaaaaaaataacgacTATACTCAGtggaaataattaatataatataaaactaacGAAAGTGAATATattagatttttattaaaaaataaacctaatttattgctaaaaaaaaaattttaatgagtcAGTATTATCGGCAAGAAGGTGAAAAGTGTTCGCACTTGAAGCTGGATTCTTTTAGCATTCATACAATGGATTTGAAAAAGTATTACCAGCGTCCTCAGACACAAAAACTTAACCAGCAACAGCAAACGAAGGCAACAATTAGTAGAATGGAGCTGCGAGCACACAACTCGCTGAAACGTCCACTTACTATAAATACAGGTAAATAGCTGTACTTACAAAGTGTAAATTCTCAAGTTCCAACAATTTCGAGTAAAGAATCTTATTTCctgttcaaaaaaatatctctgtataataatttaataatttcccTAATGAGTAGTATGTATGCCAAGCCCTTTAACTAACACTCGATAGATGTTAAAAGCTTTCCGGTGtttaaaagtgacaaaaattatatagaaaggCATTTATTGttgatttgtaatttataaaggAAGTAACTAATCTAACGCCTCCATGGACTTTAGTAAACAAGCTGGCAGATAGGCCCTGTTTTCTCAGCAGCTTTATTCATACACGTTTTTGATAACGAAAATGCAACAATACTATTCTACGTATTTgatgaaatcaaaaatatatgattCACAAATATGTGACCACCAGTTTTTTGATGTGACAAAAATCGAATATTGACATGTGAAAAAGCGAtcaaattttgggtaaaattcaacttttttaaaaacgccaccattttgtaattttttgatttttttttcgaccgtaggttattgtacggacaatatcttctagagagaaattttttagatttcatCCACGAAGGGTGAAATCACCGCAGCAGTGGAGAACAACTTTTTTTAACgtgtaaaaatattgaattatttttttcaaaactttcttTTGTAGGCTGTCACACTAAGTGTATTCCCTAAGAGGTTtctcataaaatatttcacataaaaacattttctaagcacattttccattttcttagaaAAAATTCTTAAAGGTTTTGGTTATAGGAGGTGGAAGCTGAAATATCCTTGTGTTTGATCAAATACGAAGAACTTTAATTATGTGTCAcagtataataattaatatatataatatatttaaataattaaacatatagacgaaaatatatgtacatacattattaTAGTATACTTGCGATCAACAAAGtgtaactatttttattttttatttgatttttaaacgGAACTCTAACCTTAGGACTTTGTAAgtccttatgtatgtaaatacatgtcTCTGCCCTGGGCATTCACCATCTGCATGTGTGTAAAGAGCAGAGGGTTGCATAATATAGGCAATTCACATATTTGTGAATTTTCAGTACACAGTTTATATTTAggtgtatatacctataatacatattcatatgtacataatggTTAAATTGTAATTCTATGTTTTTCTTGCTTTTCGTTTTTTCACGGTCAGACACCTTACATAGACTTAGGGCGCGCAAATATGTAATTATGCACTATTTGCTTATATAGTTAAATGTACGGAAGTAATTTTCGTATATAGAGAACAACTCTTGAGACCCCCTTTGCATACAGAAAAATGAACTGTAGGATGTGGTTTGCATGCCGAAGTCATTACTAACCCAAACTTATACCAAGTTAACCATATAAAGGGTGAAACAATTACTTTATTGGGGGGGGCGAAGTTTTAGTGGTCCAAACATATCAAAAATTAGCCTCTTAATAGGTTAATTTGGTGTGGTGTGAATTCATTCCGTTAGCACAATACTTGTGGGAGTGAACTAAACCAATGATCTATGATAATGAATGAGCTACGTCTGATCATCTAAGAAacatcaatataaaataaattcaatatatatgtatatataagtaggtatatatatttttttttaaataaaagttcacCTACTGGAACATTTAAAATTCcgttatattattaatattactggAATATGCTTGTTGTGTGACCGCAGCTAACCACCAGTGACCAGACCCTCATTTATCTTTTAATCTaccaaataacaaatatatgtatgtaagtatgtacttatgtacatacattcgcACATCTGGCGTGGTTCGTAAAACGGTTTTGTTCAAccaacggttgtttgcaacacCACTGCTACTCCTACAAAatgctattaaaattttaaattctgtaATTAGGTCAAAAATCATGCTATTTTTTGAGAAACTAAAGTGGCCTCGTCCGTTTGTGTATATCTCATAAACTTCTAAAGTTATATGAACCAAACTTAGTGAAAACATTTCCTTTCACATCCTTATTTTAATAGATAAAACTTAGCAGAAATAGTATAATGTTTCTCAACTCTCATctcaaaaatagttgaaatcagaTCCCGAGATACCGCAGTATCtatggttgactttatatcgaatatatcagtcaatctgtAAAATAATGTATTGAAATTGAATGTGCCCGTTTTTCTGGTATAATGTTCAGTACGTATCCCagcccccatatacccaatatactACTGAAATCGCTCCAGACCTtggtccactccccatatacctaattgtAAAAGTTTCGGATCTCTGTTTTCTGCCGAACCGTTGAAATCAAAGTAATTGACTTTACGCATTTGTTTACACTTATTCTTCTtctagcaaaataaataaaatacgtcAGAGTGTTCCGTTAACGGTTGATCAGGATGCTTTACTCAATAATCAAACTCAGGGTACACTTTATAGAATTTCCCGTGCTATCTTGCCAAAAAATCACAAGTGTTTTCACATCCAAAGTATACGcacaaagtaaaatattatcatataaatatatattataatatgataTTATAGTGCAGGCGACGTGTTAGTATTTGCTTACTTTACACCACTTTATACCACTCTGTACCGTTTCGATTACTCCTGTTGCTTATAGACTTGCCAGATTACATGTCATTACAGAagtttaaataacaataaactgTGTTGCATGACACAACTTGATTAAACAAAGTTAGGACGTTAATTAGAAAACTTGTTAAACATAATAATTGAATAAACTTATTACTGTGCTTATATGTTTGTGAAATATCATATATGCCAAAATGTGAAAGCATTGGAATACACATTTTAAACGCTTCTGGTAAGGCTACACACAGCTGTCGATTTTATTCCCACCCGTTCCGTCGCTTAtcactttgttgttgtgcgaAAACTTGCTGTTATTTTGGGGCTATTTGTGGGGCGAATTGGGAGCTCGTCTATTGCTTTGGCCAGTCGTCGATAAATTCCGTTAGTGTCAACAAGTGTGAGATGTGTGCGTGATGTCTaccgcataaaaataaaaattacattttaagtgaaaagaaaaaaaaaattatatgagcgTTGCAGTTTTCAGTACGTTTACATCGAACGGGTCACCTATATGAAAAGGGCATTGCTCTCTCCTTACGAACTCTTCAAGAATTTTCAGCAAGTTGCaggaattttcttttttcatagtaataatacgtttaaatgACCTTTGTTTTACATTAATTGACTCAGTTGATTAATACATTCGGCGGAAAAGTACgtcattttaaataaagaaattcaaaagcaaaaacaaagagTGAAAAgaatatttgtgattttttggcACGCAACAATAACGACACCGGTGAGGCgatgttttgtgaaaaaaaattatattagttttgttgttggatAAAAACGAAGACAGtgtgtaataaaattaaaatattatgtgaAATGCGAAAATATATACCAACAATCAAGAAGAAAATTTTGCTGGTGTTGTAGTCTGCACTTTCCCTCGTTAGGCAGATACCCCAATTGCGGCAAAAGGCATCGGGCACCGACGTTTTACTTTTACCAAAGAGTTTGATGAACAGTAGCATATGTTCTAGCCGTTTGTTTGAGGGATATCAGCGAATACGTGCTTAGAGTCTAATGATAATTTTTTGGTCACGGTTTATGTGACGGGAAGTGAGATccctaaaaataaaacattggcgttaaatttaataaatctcATATGCGgtgtatttagttttaaatttaaatttttatttggaaatatcCTTTTTCTAACCTATCTTTCAATCTATATGCGCattagatttatatatatgcatatatgtacaagtatctACAAATCGCGATTGAATATTTGTTAAGAGCTTTGATTACTCACATCATGTACATCAAGATATCAGTTTCCTGTTTTAAACCTTTTAGCACCTTGGgagtaaatgtaaaattgtat from Bactrocera oleae isolate idBacOlea1 chromosome 3, idBacOlea1, whole genome shotgun sequence includes the following:
- the Tmlh gene encoding trimethyllysine dioxygenase, mitochondrial, which gives rise to MIQIKHSRSGKTLKINTFWLRDHCRCSDCYNTETKQRKYNLLDILNTVKPTKAEYIKDGLQYKVHWSDGHTSVYVIDFLHDAQVEHIVARGADSTVRVAWNQPFIVAHEEHLRTTLAELVSSETAVRKIVQSLIRYGIAFIDGVPPNTTMTEMAVRRIFPPMKTFFGEMYTFSDAQDHADTAYTKQYLGLHTDNTYFCDAAGLQSLHCIQHANGTGGENFFADGLHVARELKHRNPRAFEILTRVAVPAEYIEDGQYHKHSAPIIRVDPVSGEIVQLRLNVYDRAQFDSIPQEQMQDFYDSFRDFLEIVQRIENQWSFKLHPGTVLIFDNWRVFHGRHAYTGQRTMTGCYVQRTDFLSKARVLGIID